The Propionispora vibrioides genome window below encodes:
- a CDS encoding flagellar basal body-associated FliL family protein — MAEEKKKTPVMLIVGILVFGLLLAGGISYFIATKIVMSNSVKEGEGKSAHHEPGVFMKLGDAKEGLILNIGGVNSGRFLKIGLILEVKPEKTEATEGKMPSPSEVKILDAVVRTLRSQKIEDFEPQKQEQLKELIKNEVNKSLGEDRVYEVYITNFVLQ, encoded by the coding sequence TTGGCTGAAGAGAAAAAAAAGACTCCTGTCATGCTAATTGTTGGTATCTTGGTGTTTGGTCTGTTGTTGGCGGGAGGTATTTCCTATTTTATTGCTACAAAGATTGTTATGAGCAACAGCGTAAAAGAGGGTGAGGGAAAAAGCGCCCATCATGAGCCGGGTGTCTTCATGAAGCTAGGTGATGCCAAAGAAGGGCTGATCTTAAACATCGGAGGCGTAAACAGCGGCCGTTTCCTGAAAATCGGTCTGATTCTTGAAGTCAAACCGGAAAAGACTGAAGCGACGGAGGGAAAAATGCCTTCGCCCAGTGAAGTGAAAATTCTGGACGCGGTGGTACGTACGTTGCGATCGCAGAAAATTGAAGATTTTGAACCGCAAAAACAAGAACAACTAAAAGAACTCATCAAAAATGAGGTCAATAAATCCCTGGGTGAAGATCGTGTATATGAAGTCTATATAACGAATTTCGTTCTTCAATAA
- a CDS encoding flagellar FlbD family protein, with translation MIRVTRLKSQDRDFILNAELIETIEATPDTVITLTNGKKLIVEETPQEIVRNVMEYRRAIFRNLR, from the coding sequence ATGATAAGAGTGACAAGACTGAAATCGCAGGACCGGGATTTCATTTTAAATGCGGAATTGATTGAAACTATTGAGGCAACTCCCGATACAGTGATTACCCTTACCAACGGTAAAAAACTGATTGTGGAAGAGACACCACAGGAAATTGTGCGTAATGTGATGGAGTACAGACGGGCTATTTTCCGTAATTTGCGTTAA
- a CDS encoding flagellar hook protein FlgE, translating to MMRSLFSGVAGLKNHQTRMDVIGNNIANVNTIGYKASRVTFEDMLSQTLQGASSAGNGQGGTNPMQVGLGSSVASIDTIFTDGSTQSTGKQTDMAISGNGFFILQAGSNEVYTRAGDFDFDEVGNLVVPGSGYRVMGWNVDSSGAINTGGSLSPIVISPTKVMPPKATTGIDYSGNLTGSTTAGVGTTAQTSIDTYDSLGEKHKVTQNYLKIGDNTWLYTNSVANGTITGGKYGIMTFKSDGTVDSVKDVTMGAVPTATVTFSSMSLNNTAASTGTSYFTAADSSGALHVYKMTLTNTTPYAAGSTNGEWSYTISDASDSTNASLGSGTITCDNGTGTYSFAPASATLNGSSVALAVGTSSAPTAGATSMTASVPYTVGASLSDLAITPTNSAAAMTVSLASMNNITQYGGSDSSTVTAIDQNGYTAGTLQKKTVDSSGTITGTFSNGETMKLAQVALATFSNPGGLTKVGDSLYERSNNSGEPQRGVAGDGGRGKIAASSLEMSNVDLSQEFSDMIVTQRGFQANSKIITTSDEMLEILANLKR from the coding sequence ATGATGCGTTCACTTTTTTCCGGTGTGGCTGGTCTAAAAAACCACCAAACGCGGATGGATGTAATCGGCAATAATATTGCCAATGTAAATACCATAGGTTACAAAGCCTCGCGGGTAACTTTTGAAGATATGCTGAGCCAGACGTTGCAGGGAGCTTCTAGTGCCGGCAATGGCCAGGGCGGGACTAATCCGATGCAGGTTGGCTTGGGTTCTTCGGTAGCCAGTATTGACACCATTTTCACTGATGGCAGTACTCAGTCTACCGGTAAGCAGACCGATATGGCTATTTCAGGAAATGGATTTTTTATTCTTCAGGCCGGTTCCAACGAAGTGTACACCCGGGCCGGGGACTTTGATTTTGATGAAGTCGGCAATTTGGTTGTTCCTGGTTCCGGTTACCGAGTTATGGGTTGGAACGTTGATTCCTCAGGAGCTATTAATACTGGCGGCAGCCTATCGCCTATCGTCATTTCTCCGACGAAAGTTATGCCGCCGAAAGCTACTACCGGTATCGATTATAGCGGCAATTTGACGGGTTCGACTACGGCTGGTGTAGGCACCACGGCGCAAACTTCAATTGACACGTATGATTCACTGGGGGAAAAACATAAAGTTACCCAGAATTATTTAAAAATAGGCGATAATACTTGGCTATATACCAACAGTGTGGCAAACGGGACAATTACCGGTGGTAAGTATGGGATTATGACGTTTAAATCAGACGGAACAGTGGATTCGGTTAAGGATGTAACAATGGGGGCTGTACCAACAGCGACGGTAACTTTTTCGTCAATGTCACTCAACAATACTGCAGCGTCAACAGGTACAAGCTATTTTACCGCAGCAGACTCGTCTGGCGCACTGCATGTGTATAAAATGACTTTAACGAATACGACTCCTTATGCTGCTGGAAGTACTAATGGAGAATGGAGCTATACTATTAGTGATGCGTCCGATAGCACGAATGCTTCGTTGGGATCGGGGACTATTACATGCGACAATGGTACCGGAACCTATTCTTTTGCTCCAGCCAGTGCAACCTTAAATGGCAGTAGTGTTGCTTTGGCAGTAGGTACTTCGTCGGCACCAACGGCTGGGGCTACTTCAATGACGGCTTCTGTGCCTTACACAGTTGGAGCCAGCTTGTCTGACTTGGCGATTACCCCGACCAATAGTGCTGCCGCTATGACGGTTAGTTTAGCTTCCATGAACAATATTACCCAGTATGGTGGGTCCGATTCCTCTACGGTGACGGCTATTGATCAGAACGGTTATACCGCCGGTACGCTGCAGAAGAAAACAGTTGACAGCTCGGGTACCATCACCGGAACATTTAGCAATGGGGAAACGATGAAGCTGGCTCAGGTTGCTCTGGCTACTTTTAGTAATCCTGGCGGTTTGACCAAGGTGGGCGACAGTCTGTATGAGAGATCGAACAATTCGGGAGAGCCGCAGCGCGGCGTTGCCGGTGACGGTGGTCGGGGCAAAATTGCTGCCAGTTCGCTGGAAATGTCTAATGTAGATTTGTCACAGGAATTTAGTGACATGATCGTCACCCAGAGAGGATTCCAGGCAAATTCCAAGATTATTACCACGTCCGATGAAATGCTGGAAATACTGGCAAACCTCAAGCGGTAA